A single region of the Triticum dicoccoides isolate Atlit2015 ecotype Zavitan chromosome 2B, WEW_v2.0, whole genome shotgun sequence genome encodes:
- the LOC119362785 gene encoding xylulose kinase 2-like isoform X2, which produces MWVEALELLLEKLKPKINFSKVVAVSGSGQQHGSVYWKKGSQAVLSSLDPGKSLVSQLKDAFSTMDSPIWMDSSTTKQCREIENAVGGALELSELTGSRAYERFTGPQIRKIYQTAPHIYENTERISLVSSFMASILAGCYASIDETDGAGMNLMDINQRTWSKAVLEATAPDLEQKLGNLAPAYAAAGRISSYFVERHQFDKNCLVIQWSGDNPNSLAGLTLNTPGDLAISLGTSDTVFGITAEAKPSLEGHVFPNPVEPDGYMVMLCYKNGSLTREDVRNQCAEKSWDVFNNYLEKTPPLNGGKLGFYYKDHEILPPLPVGFHRYIVENFNDASSNNLKEHEVQEFDPQSEVRAIVEGQMLSMRGHAERFGMPNPPKRIIATGGASSNESILKLIAQIFGCPVFTVERPDSASLGAALRAAHGWLCKEEGGFVPISRMYTGNLEKTSLGAKLAVPAPGEEGRELLKKYTVLMKKRMEIERRLVEKIGRA; this is translated from the exons TTCTTGAGAAACTAAAACCAAAGATCAACTTCAGTAAGGTTGTGGCCGTTTCAGGGAGTGGGCAACAGCACGGCAGCGTTTATTGGAAGAAGGGTAGTCAAGCTGTGCTGTCTTCCCTGGATCCTGGTAAGAGCTTGGTATCTCAGCTTAAGGATGCCTTTTCTACCATGGACTCGCCAATATGGATGGACAGTAGCACCACCAAGCAATGCAGAGAAATAGAAAATGCTGTCGGAGGAGCATTGGAGTTATCTGAGCTGACAGGGTCTCGTGCCTATGAGAGATTCACCGGGCCCCAGATACGGAAGATCTACCAAACAGCACCCCATATTTATGAAAATACCGAGAGAATATCTTTGGTGAGCTCATTCATggcatctatccttgctggatgcTATGCAAGTATTGATGAAACTGATGGTGCTGGGATGAACTTGATGGATATAAACCAGAGGACCTGGTCAAAAGCTGTTTTAGAG GCAACTGCTCCTGATCTTGAACAGAAGCTGGGAAATCTGGCACCGGCATATGCAGCTGCAGGTCGGATTTCTTCATATTTTGTAGAAAG GCATCAGTTTGACAAGAACTGTTTGGTTATTCAGTGGTCAGGTGACAATCCCAATAGCCTTGCAG GTTTAACACTGAATACACCTGGCGATCTTGCAATCAGCCTTGGTACTAGTGACACA GTTTTTGGGATTACTGCCGAAGCTAAACCAAGCCTTGAAGGCCATGTTTTCCCCAACCCTGTTGAACCGGATGGTTACATGGTGATGCTATGTTACAAAAATGGCTCATTGACCCGGGAAG ATGTGCGGAATCAGTGCGCAGAAAAATCGTGGGATGTTTTCAACAACTATCTAGAGAAAACACCCCCTCTGAATG GTGGGAAGTTAGGATTCTACTACAAAGACCATGAGATCCTGCCTCCTCTTCCTG TTGGTTTCCACCGATACATTGTCGAGAATTTCAATGACGCCTCATCTAATAATCTGAAGGAGCATGAGGTGCAAGAATTTGATCCACAATCTGAG GTCCGTGCCATCGTCGAGGGTCAGATGTTGTCCATGAGAGGGCATGCCGAGCGGTTTGGCATGCCCAACCCACCAAAGCGGATCATAGCAACTGGTGGGGCATCCTCCAATGAGAGCATCCTCAAGTTGATCGCGCAAATCTTTGGCTGCCCTGTCTTCACAGTTGAGAGACCTG ATTCGGCCTCGCTGGGTGCAGCTCTGAGAGCCGCCCACGGGTGGCTGTGCAAGGAGGAAGGAGGTTTTGTTCCCATCTCCCGGATGTACACGGGCAACCTGGAGAAGACCTCGCTGGGCGCAAAGCTGGCGGTCCCGGCGCCGGGGGAGGAGGGCAGGGAGCTCCTGAAGAAGTACACGGTGCTCATGAAGAAGAGGATGGAGATCGAGAGACGCCTGGTGGAGAAGATCGGGCGTGCGTAG